The Oscillatoria salina IIICB1 nucleotide sequence GGATTGGGAGGAACTCCCGCAGCGACATTTAGCAAATTAGCTGAGTTATGCTGCTTCGAGCAAGAAGAAGATGGCGTTTTTCCTTGTCGGGAAATGATCGAACACGATCTAGCTGCCGAACAGGAGATCATAAAAGTGTTACGCCGTCAAGCTGCCCAAGCAGAAAGTTTAGGCGATCGCGCTACCCGCTATCTCTACGAAAAAATCCTCCTGAAGACAGAAGAACGTGCTTATCATCTCGGTCACTTCCTTGTCCCTGACAGCTTAACCCTTGGTTTTGTCGCT carries:
- a CDS encoding DNA starvation/stress protection protein DpsA, which translates into the protein MTQAQGLLRPFGEVADNPIMLERNVTEPICEGLNVLLSSFQALYLQYQKHHFVVEGSEFYSLHEYFQESYDDVQDHVHEIGERLNGLGGTPAATFSKLAELCCFEQEEDGVFPCREMIEHDLAAEQEIIKVLRRQAAQAESLGDRATRYLYEKILLKTEERAYHLGHFLVPDSLTLGFVASKNGAA